The Crassostrea angulata isolate pt1a10 chromosome 1, ASM2561291v2, whole genome shotgun sequence nucleotide sequence acatttatcagacaaattcacaaaaatgagctaaacatagtttcacattcgataaactaggtttatcgactgttaactatagtttacggatcgaaaactatagttaacgacgttaatctatatttcacctctttaaactatagttaacgcgatAATCAATGTTTCACATCTGGTAAGTatagttaacactgaaaacaatcatttgcgattgttaaacatagtttatctgataaatatagtttcgccattgtgaaactatgattaacaactctaaaCTATATAGTTCACGAATGTAAATTGTAGTATTCAGGCACTATTCATTACACTCGGGCATCATCGGTATCATGCCGAGAGTTAATGAAGGCAATGGCCAGTTCAAAAAGAGTGCACAGTAGGAATGCAATTAACagcttttctttgtttatcaGACTGAATTTTCTTATCAGAACACCGATATTATCTTAGTTGAACATGTAGGTGAAAGTTTTGGGTGATATTAGCAATCACAATTTTACCATCAGTTATAGCTCATATGGCTTTAAggcgccaaattcacaaaaatgtgaTAAACTTAGTTTTAAGATTGTAAAGCATGGTTTACAAACAGAATCTCTCATTTATTATCTGATATGCGGAATTCtctgtgaaactatattttacgaccctaaactatagtttacgattgAATCTATAGTTAGCTAGAGTTTTGTTCGTAAATCATAGATACGTTAATCCTAGTTACAGCAAGATAAGATTTTGCCTTAACAACGATCATTTTCATTGGTTgttaagatatacatgtatattttttttttttcaagaaaattgatttttcgaTAACTTCATGGcaattgaaattattaaaataacttacctttttttattttgattaataaaaaattaatacaaacaacaacaaaaaaaaaggcggcctttttttaaaattgtatttactGTACGGCGGAAGCTGAAGAGGGGCGCGATGGCCAGCAACAGCGAAAATATGGGTATgctataaatcaatttttacattagGCAAAAGTTGACAATGTAACGATCTTTTTTTGTACAGAGGGCAAATTCGCACGTGCTTCCCTATGAAGAGCCATTTTCTACAATGGTGCACAATTTGTATCGCCTCTCACGATTGGTTATACTCgagattttaaattgaaaactatagttaacaaacatttatactcataaactatgtttaacagACATAAAATATAGTTTACGAACGTGAATTATAGTTTAGGACgataaactatgattaacaaacGTAAATTATAGTTTATCTCTCAAAACTATAGTATAGGATCGTGAATTATATCTTatgtcttttaaatatagtttataaatataaatgtcagttaattatagtttagaaccgaaaactataattaactatatataattaaaacatagtttatctgataaatatagtttcacaatcgtgaaactatatttatcaactCTAATCTATAGTTTACGAAGGTAACccatagtttacagatgtgaatctatatttattagcaaaatctattgttaacgtgTATTTCCAGACAGAAAAACATAGATttgcattcgtaaactatagtttacagatgtgaaatatagattaacgtcggtaactatagtttaggatatcgactgtgaaactatgtattgctaatttatgtgaatttggcgtgcttTAGATTTGTAAACCGTAGTTTACTGATCATAAAAccctatttatcagataaactatgctTAACAAccgcaaatgattgttttcagtgttaactatATATAGTTTACAAATGTGAAACATGGATTatcgcgttaactatagtttacagatgtgaaatatagattaacgtcggtaactatagtttacaatccgtaaactatagttaacagtcgatatgcctagtttatcgactgtgaaactatgtttagcccatttttgtgaatttggtgCACCATGCCATAGTTGGCTACCCGTCGCCCGTCAGAGATTTCGCCGATGTTTTATAGCTGaccaatatattttctatatattaatcttattttcatagtcaattttatgttttaaaaatgtctaaaacctatgcaaattttttttataaaaacaatatacttttggtTAAAGATATTATCTCAGTTTACTATTATGTAGTTTTCAAAGTAAGGGTaattggtcccgtaacatttttcaacaacaaaacatgcTAATGGCGAAAGAAAAACATAGAATATacgaataattaataaaagttaacaagttttaagttaaaatcaaatgaaataagTTATGATGTGGTTTATTAATAAACAAGGCGCGAACGAGGTTTATGGCGAACGATTATTAGGGCGAACGATAATTAGAGCGAACGTACGGAACTAGGGCGAACGGACTCAGGCGAACATGTACAGGTAGATAAGGCGAATGAACCCGATACCATGGCGGAGTTGCTAATCTCTATTATTTACACATGTATGTCTCTGGGCGCACCTAtcattaaacatatatatagaCTTGAGCAAGTCCTAGGGAAGaagtagctgcaggtctgtataTAGCTCCCAgtctaaaaaaaattcggatggacgacctaggagctatacagtgcctcccatagtaaagaaaaaaaatgcaatttacggcgcacaaaaaattaacacgtggcaataatttgcaatatctGAGAAGATATTGATTACTTTTAATAGatggtaatatatatataagtacatgtattaagtttcTCCCAGAAAATAACTGAAAAATCTTGATTTAATTTTAGAGAGCCTCGGTGTGTCAAGGAGTTGATATTTAATCACTCCCCTGTCCTTAAATGCCATATATCTAAAGTCGACAGATGAATGcagattttttgtttgtcaatatcaatttaaattttcccGCTATTTTTGTATATGCAAAACACAGGGCCTTCATTGACGGATAgattatatttactttttgttattttgaaacGCGTAgtgtttgtttataaaataataagatttattttttttttaaaaaatcccttgtatgaattatttttgtgggcattttgatattatatttttacttgTGCTAGTTCCTGGCTAAAGTGCGTGCATTGCATGGTGGTCCAGAAAGTGGATCTTCGGGTAAGTTTTCCCAGTGTTCAATGATGACCCATTGCCTGTTGGGATTGATGTCGGCGTCGAGACGACGCAAGATTAGATTGAGAGATGCGAAATCCCAATGATTAAAATCGAATTTTGAATTAGAAAGCCGTTAGGATTTATACTTCCGCTCTATGTTGtctatttgtaaaataaaaatggagGTCAGTGTCCGTTAGTTCGTTGTTATGGCTTGAGTTGCTATATTTGTCCAGAGATATTGAACAAACTCATCGAAAAAGTGAATGCTTACTAAAACTTGATAAATAGGCAGTTTGTTGACGAACATAGTTTGAAAATGGTTTAAACAAGGATTTCTGTTATGTGCACTCTAATATCTTATGTCTTTTGCTCACAAGAAATGCTCTGGAATTTTGttgaacattattttttcacattcATTGCTGTGGTattgttaaaaaagaatatattataattttaaattcaaacctTCAGTTTTCatccttttgaaataaaaagtgtTTATAACTACTCCCATTACCATCAGGGACGTTACCATGAATACTCCatgatattaaataaatcagTCATGTATTGGGATGGGAGATAAATAGACCAGTTTATGTTGACTTTCATACATTTACTTATTccattctttaatttttgttgtaaaagttttttgttttttttgaatGACTGATTCTCAAAATCGTACTTAACCCGATACTTTTTCTGAAAGtctttttaagaaatgaaaaaaaaaggccATTGACAATTATTACATTTAGGAAGAGGATTGTTGACAGTAAATGATGACATTGAAAAGGACAAAGCATAACTGTAATGCAAGAAAAGCATTTGaatcaatgaaatttttgttgGAATCTGTTAAGCAGCTAGCTTGCTgttattgaaaattatatatacagaTTTTAACTATCATTTTGTCTAAAGTGTATAGATAATTCTACCCAATTCAATATAGCAATCAACAGGCCTCTAAATGAAATCACTGAAGTGAAAGTACATAAAACCAAAGAAAATTCATTGATGTTTAAGATTTGTACTGTATAAGCTAATTGAAGATTTGGAGTCTCTCACTTATTCAGCAATGGATTCATTACAATTTTATTGAAGGGGTTGTATGACTTGTATGGGCAAAAATgtctgaagttttttttttctttaaaaatacttatttaaaTTAAGTTTTTCAAACATAATGTAGGTTTCTGCTACTTCTTTACTCCTGCTGAAGTCTATTGACCTACATGGACACAAGCTGTACCATCGACATACGAAATGTGGAGACGGTCCCCGATCAGATCACATCTGGAGACAGCCCTCGCAATGTAATTGTGGAAAGTCCAGTTCATGAGGCGGAGAGTCCGGGTCACATGGTGAGCCTCGGggaggaggaggaagaggaaGGCCTGGGGGATGAACAGCTGGTGGATGTCCCCAGCACGCTCGCAAGCTCATCAAATGACGTCAATCTGCTTCTTCTTCACTCAAATGGGGTTTGTTTTGTAGGACTTGCAATTAATATAATGAGAGCAGtaattaacgaggccgagtacagaacgagtacgcacgctttcgcgcagcgtttcatttgtattgtgacgtcatctttttgcttggttgacgccatggcgtggtagtttcaactgcagatattcagcgaaaattgttgaaaatatctcgtttgatgcgtaaaaataatgttatattgtggaataaacataaatgtctcgaagtataagctatatttgggctcgggtcgaaaacgtgaagaggattcagcaagcctagccctctgtcacgttttcttaacccgcctaaatatagcttaattcatatatttcaagaaaataaccatgtattttatattaatgacccttaatatgtgatgttatatatttttttattacttaaatatgtctgaatgttttaataatactatatagatcatcttttccgcctttgtcaaataaaaaatagccattatctgactaatccgggaaattgggcatacaaaaatcaactttgataagacccctggaacaaaccaggaggtaaaaggttttttttatttgaccatttgatgccttttagcaataactttaatatgtagaacacaaaaagaaatccctagggcagaagttttgaaaaaatgtaaaaaacatgcaaaattgatacatttcaagcaaaatcccatagggtcctatgttaaagattaacaaactttgagatgaccccctaaacaaacggtgtggtaaatgtcttattttttaatcgtaaaataataattatatcagtagaaattcatgtaaagagtttcatccaaaaatctagggcagaacaaattagacccggcctcgttaatttAAACCGTGTTGTTTAATGTAGCAGTGTGAATGAATTAATGGTGATTCTGGAAACAACCAGTAAGACAGACATTGAATTTTCTTGTTCAACATCATCATACTATTATTTGTACATTATTAAATGAGTtcaaaaatgactttatttaaGAGTATACAATGAAATGCCAGTTGCCTgtattcattccatgtattCACAATATTATTAATGCTGTGATATTCTATTGGTAAAATTGTCCTTACTCCATTAATAATATGAGAACAAGTTTACATGATCTTTGACTGTTTTTACTGTGTGTTGTTGACGATTGGTGTTTATCTTAGGGAGGGCACCTGTCTTTGGAGACCTCGGCCTCGTCTGTTTCACAACAGATGGATACACAGACTGTCCAGGCTGTTACCTTGGCTGATGGAACCACCGCAtttatccagcatccaaaaGGTTTGCTTTATTCTACCTTTAGCACCTCTTGAAGTATGTGAAAGTTGTTGATATATCATTCACTTTGTATTTTTGACATGCATGTGGAAAAGATGATATTGCTGGAATATGtcaattcatttaattttaaatcaaaaaattcCATACTGATATATCCTACATTGATCTATAGGCTATCATGAATAACTCTCATCACCGAAAATGTTTGGGGTACAGCCCATGATATTTGATGCTTATAAGTAGTGTCTCTAATGGCTATCGTCTTTCCATTGCTATCTAATTCTGCTTATCTAATGATGACATATTGAATATAGGGGGAAAGTTTATGGAGGGACAGACCATTAGCCTGGAGGATGGGAGCACTGCAGTAGTACAGGGCATCAGTCATGGTGAGACATTTAGCATCATTATTGTTAACATGGTTCACCTCAAATATTCATCACGAATATATTTGTTCTCTGATCTCTTTCCATCAAAGCATCTATATTTTGCCCAtcttttataaatctttttattaagctTATCGGTAGTTAATGCTGCTTCAAGGGATAATTATTCCCATCATTTGTAACTTCTGGTTTGGTATTAGACCAAATATCCTAGCCAAGGTAAATTGCTGGGATATTATTATTCCATATCCTTTCCAAAGTTACCCATCATTCCTCCATGCACTTTAACTTCATCCCTTTTCCAATTCCTGCTTTCAGTTCTGCCTGTCAACAACATTCAGTCAGAGATAGACAGTGTGGTCAATCCCAACATCGTTCTGACCGACTCCACACAGGTGGGGGGTCAACCCATACAGCTAGAAGACGGAACCACCGCATTCCTTCACCACACCCCAAAAGGTTTATCCAGTGTCATATTTACACTACCCTATTGTGATCAGTTTCATTAGATGTGTAACAGTTTGGGGTTACATGCTATGTATGATGTTTTCAGAGGGTTTACAGGCGATCCAGTTAGAGGATGGGACCACTGCATACATCACTCACCCCTCTGCAGAATCTCTCTTTGGGGACGCTCAGATCACTAACCTAGACAGCAGCACTCTCAGTCTAGACCAGCTGGCTACTCAGGTGAGACAATACCTGTCATACTTTGGCAAAAGacatttagaaatgaaaaagatattttctgtatcttttatCAGTGATCAATCTGTATAAATCCAACAGACAGCATTGCATGCCGTGTGTATGGACCAGTcttttctacatgtacattgagaTATTGTAGATATTTGTAGTAGTGAATCTGTTTTTCTAGGTGACTGTTGATCAGATGAAGGAGCCCAGCCTGGAATCTCTACAGACCAGTACTAGTCCTCTTGGTGCTAACACTTCAGTGGTGCATGTAAGTCTGTAAACTGTCTGTTAAACCATGCCCTTACCTGTATACAGTTTACTGTGTCTCTACATGTATACCTGTGTTATATTGCAGACTGTAATAGCTGCTGGTCTAACAACGGATGAGAAGACAATGGTATTTGGGGAGAAGGCTTACCGATGTAGCTTTGACGGCTGCGGCAGGCTGTACACCACACAGCACCACCTGAAGGTGAGTGGatatagaatacatgtacaccaCACAGCACCACCTGAAGGTGAGTGGATATAGAATACATGTACCCTGTCTGTTTGTTGAGAAAATAAATGAAGCAATTCTACATTATCTGTATACAGTGTGATTCTGATTATCCCTCTCCATAAGAATTTCTAACAACATGCTCACTTGGCATCAGGATTAAGGCCAGCTACCAGCCCTGGAGGAATTATGTATTGGTTAATATTGTCACATATTGTATATCAGAAAAGGAGTTGAATGTACATAAGTTTGTGTTTTCTATTAAGGTTCATGAGAGATCACATACTGGGGTCCGTCCATTTAAATGTGATTATGAAGGCTGTGGTAAAGCTTTCGCTACTGGCTATGGACTGAAATCTCACACACGTGTTCACACAGGTGAAAAACCTTACAAATGCCCGGAGGAGGGGTGTGACAAGGGTTTCAAGACCTCGGGGGATCTTCAGAAGCATGTCCGCACCCACACAGGTAAGTAAGGGGAGATTATAACACTAATTTCATACTACAATAAAAGAAAtgtcaaagaaatatatatatctgttCATGCAATGTGAATTTAAGGTGAGCGCCCCTTTAAGTGCCCCTTTGAGGGATGTGAGCGATCCTTTACCACCTCCAACATAAGGAAAGTACACATCCGCACACACACTGGAGAGAGGCCTTACATCTGTAATGAGGAGGGATGTGGTAGGGCTTTTGCCAGCGCCACCAACTACAAGAACCACATCAGGATCCACACAGGTGTGTTCATTGAAATCAGTATGGCATACAGGTGTGTGATGCACATTTGTATctaaactttatatttatttttttggatgGTTGATAAGGGATGTAAAAGTTTTACCACTCATGGCTATTACATGACCCCATGGCAAATTTGCTATCAATGCCATGAATCaagtttctgaaaaaaaactGTTACTTGAGCTGTGTTAAGCAGTGCTAGACCATTGATAATGATctttaaataaattgacaaCATTTTGCTATTAAATttgcactttttttttcatgaaaacaggATAACTTAGACAAGAAGTACGGTACATAAAACCGTTATTCTGAAACTTATTCTTTCAATTATTGGggtattatataattataacatttttagctcaccgagacgaagtcagggggagcttatgctataccctcggcgtcggcgtccggacctggttaaagtttttgttgcaggtcctgtatctaagctattacttgtcctatcttcaccaaacttgcatggatgatgcatctggacctacttatggacttgaaagacttggatgctgagtctgagtcctaaatttcagatgctggaggaggttaaggttgttggaccaggttaaagtttttgttgcaggtgccctttgatagcaatatctaagttactgctggtccgtacttcaccaaacttgcatcgatggtgtgtcttatgatactgatgcaccagacaggcttgagtgctgaatctgagcaataggtttcggatgctggaggaggttaaggtttttggagctggttaaagtttttgttgcaggtgccctttgatagcaatatctaagttactgctggtccgtatttcaccaaacttgcatggatggtgtgtcttatgatactgatgcaccaggcaggcatgggtgctgaatctgagctatatgtttcggatgctggaggaggttaaggtttttagagctggttaaaggttttgttgcaggtgccctctgatgattatatcttagttactacttgtcttaacttcaccagacttccatggatggtgcgtcttatgatactgatgcacctgacaggtttgaatgctgagtctgagccataggtttcagatgctggatatggttaagtgtttttggaacaggtcacatgtttaatagataatagtactttttcaaacgtgcatagttgattaaactgtagtatgaatgaatcacaaaggaagcttcagatgcagagcttgatttccattatcaaggatgctaaaaaatatatcttagttattacaggtcctaacttcaccaaacttgaatggatggtgtgtcttatgatacagatgcacctgacaggcatggatgttgaatctgagccataggttgcggatgctggagcaggttaaggttttaattgctagtgccctctgatgatgatatcttagttattactggtctgaacttcaccaaacttgcatggagatgcgtcttatgtatactgatgcacctgactggcttgaatgctgaacctgaaccataggtttcggatgctggatgaggtttagtttttttgggaacaggtcacatgttttatagatgatagcttgcatagttgatttaactatattataaatgaaacgcagaggttgcttcagatgcagagcttgatctccattatcaatgatgctaaagaaatctcctccctcactcaaacctgctcgatagatatatgtgtttgttgataaatgatataacatgattcctatgatatagtattgtatggtatgaaacaatattgtttaatatgatacaatataatatcatatgtaatattataaaaagttatatgatacgatatgatattgtataaatttttttttatattttatgttatgataatgtatcatgatatcgttatgtatagtattgtatattatgatacaatattgtataatattatattttattattaatttattatttaatcacatgatactattacataagatattgcaaaatataatattattgtatcctatgatacaatattgtttattctatattattgtatcatacgattttgtataatttgatattagtttctgtaatatagaattatatcacatgaaattgtataatatgatactgtaataatatatcatatcgtatcatacaatattgtttaatatgatattggtttataatatgatatattatcacatcacatgaaattgtatgatattgtaaaatatattgttgcatcatatgatacaatatgtataatataatattgtattatataatattttactttatcacatcatattgtatcatttgatatgatacaatgttgtatcaaaaaatattgtatcatatgatacaatatcaaattatgtatcaaaatgatacagtatcatacaatatcatactatattgtacaatttaatatcatttgtttcaatgttatgatgtaatatgatattgtaatataatactaaattgttttataaattatgatattgtattatttgatcaaatacaataacgtataacacaatacaatgtcataccatacgttacaatatcatatctcatcattgtttattatggtattttattgtattatatgatatatgttgtaaatatgataggatgcaatatttaattttatattattgtattgattaacatatgaacttatgataatcatacaattttttaacagatgatatacgatattgtgtcaaaacagaatccatgaatatccaagatcataaagtatgattttcatttaatataataaaggtggtctcataaaggtgaagtctcataagggtgatgtctcgtctcggtgagctttgtaatctgtgattacctatgtttttggACAGGAGAGAAGCCCTATGTGTGTACAGTGCAGGGCTGTGGTAAGCGATTCACAGAATACTCCTCCCTCTACAAACACCATGTTGTTCACACTCACTCCAAGCCCTACCACTGCAATCACTGTGGCAAAACCTACAGACAAACTTCCACGCTCGCCATGCACAAGAGGACGGCTCACGGGGAAGAT carries:
- the LOC128159377 gene encoding zinc finger protein 76-like; amino-acid sequence: MDTSCTIDIRNVETVPDQITSGDSPRNVIVESPVHEAESPGHMVSLGEEEEEEGLGDEQLVDVPSTLASSSNDVNLLLLHSNGGGHLSLETSASSVSQQMDTQTVQAVTLADGTTAFIQHPKGGKFMEGQTISLEDGSTAVVQGISHVLPVNNIQSEIDSVVNPNIVLTDSTQVGGQPIQLEDGTTAFLHHTPKEGLQAIQLEDGTTAYITHPSAESLFGDAQITNLDSSTLSLDQLATQVTVDQMKEPSLESLQTSTSPLGANTSVVHTVIAAGLTTDEKTMVFGEKAYRCSFDGCGRLYTTQHHLKVHERSHTGVRPFKCDYEGCGKAFATGYGLKSHTRVHTGEKPYKCPEEGCDKGFKTSGDLQKHVRTHTGERPFKCPFEGCERSFTTSNIRKVHIRTHTGERPYICNEEGCGRAFASATNYKNHIRIHTGEKPYVCTVQGCGKRFTEYSSLYKHHVVHTHSKPYHCNHCGKTYRQTSTLAMHKRTAHGEDTTAELEAQVYNEQIFAKSNEQPPEKRAKFEYAIQAKEEEGGDPLIQNEAVVINTESQNSQESLLSSDQVPTSANIATITMGEHGQQQVFVITDPAQLEALQQLAAQQQQQQRENLTDSSEQHLTTISVGQTEEESQTELTDQSEEALVQLDQSQQVIVPKLEPQAHIESVVLEDGSSYSEKEILEGVMEADIVAGDIVTDGDITGTGVLEETVQT